The following proteins are encoded in a genomic region of Cryptomeria japonica chromosome 11, Sugi_1.0, whole genome shotgun sequence:
- the LOC131063964 gene encoding protein EXORDIUM-like 2: MGGSGYRSISGSAGLVAKFLVFFCLAQLGLSVLVNEEPLVLNYHNGPLLTSKPNLDVHLIWYGKFSAVQRSILGDFVESLGAGAPLPSVFSWWKTTEGYKDLSNEVPAPTKTHTRLGKQKLDEAYSLGKSLKRTDIGTLVLRTVSSGALPVDDNAVYLLLTSQDVIVERFCMGSCGSHASIVVGKTALPYAWVGNSESQCPGQCAWPFHQPLYGPQSPPLLPPNGDVGIDGMIINVATVLAGAVTNPFNSGYFQGQSSAPLEAVSACPGIYGTGAYPGFPGNLLVDNTTGASYNAHGVKGRMFLLPAIWNPATRSCKTLV, translated from the coding sequence ATGGGAGGGTCAGGGTACAGATCAATCTCTGGGTCCGCTGGATTGGTAGCCAagtttcttgtttttttttgtctAGCCCAGCTGGGTCTGTCTGTATTGGTCAATGAAGAGCCTCTTGTTCTGAACTACCACAATGGCCCACTGCTAACATCAAAGCCCAATCTTGATGTCCATCTGATTTGGTATGGGAAGTTCAGTGCCGTTCAGCGTTCGATTCTGGGGGACTTTGTCGAGTCCCTTGGGGCCGGTGCCCCACTGCCCTCTGTGTTTTCCTGGTGGAAAACAACAGAGGGTTATAAGGATTTGTCTAATGAAGTCCCTGCTCCGACCAAGACCCACACAAGGCTTGGGAAGCAGAAGCTTGATGAGGCCTATTCTCTGGGGAAGTCATTGAAGAGAACTGACATTGGGACTCTGGTGTTAAGGACTGTGTCTTCAGGAGCTCTGCCTGTGGATGACAATGCCGTTTACTTGCTTCTGACGTCCCAAGATGTCATTGTGGAGAGGTTTTGCATGGGCTCGTGTGGATCCCATGCAAGTATAGTTGTGGGAAAGACGGCGCTTCCCTACGCATGGGTTGGGAACTCGGAGAGCCAGTGTCCGGGGCAGTGCGCGTGGCCGTTTCATCAGCCTCTTTATGGGCCTCAGAGTCCTCCCCTGCTTCCGCCCAATGGTGATGTGGGTATTGATGGGATGATTATCAATGTTGCTACTGTTTTGGCAGGAGCTGTTACAAATCCTTTCAATAGTGGGTATTTTCAGGGGCAGTCTTCTGCGCCATTGGAAGCGGTTTCAGCCTGTCCGGGAATTTATGGCACGGGGGCTTACCCTGGATTTCCTGGTAATCTGTTGGTGGATAACACAACGGGGGCGAGCTACAATGCGCACGGAGTTAAAGGCCGGATGTTTTTGCTTCCGGCTATTTGGAATCCGGCTACACGTTCTTGCAAGACTTTGGTGTAG